AGAAATCCACAACCTTATTCGTGTTTAGTGGTAATAACAATACCATGAAATCTAATCAAAGATCTTTAATATAGAACTACGAACTTCAATGTACAGTGATCAGTCATAGCACTAGACCTCTAACATTTGCAGGTCATTTCTGTTTTTCAACCCAAAGATAAACAGCTAGACGCACTAGAAGCCTTTATCACATTGACAATACACAGGATCCTCCATGAGATAGATCATATCTCTACTGGTATATCAAACAAAACTTCCGATGCTACCTTGGCTCCCCTTCCTTTAGCCATGTAAAGGCCAACGTGATGCATCAGCTCCTGCCAAAAGATaatagaaaaatataagaagACGAAAGAATTCTTCGTACAGAAAAGACAACAGCATATTTGAAGGTTCAGAACAGCCGAGCAATTTAATGTTTGCTGCATATTAGAGGTAGGCAATGGAGTAGCAATTCAGCACCGGAACAAACAAACCATCAAAAAGATCTTATTTCCTAGGAAATGATGAGGTAAGGGCGCTTGTTTGGGGAGGCACATGCACAATAATTGTAGCTGGATTGGTGTAAGGTCAGGGGACAGAGTTATGAACGAATACAAACTTGAAGCATTCAAGATTTGAAATTGAATTATATACAAAGAACAGGATCCAGCATTTAGAACTCTTCAAACAACTAAATATATACAGTAGTATCCTACCTGTTTCATTAGACAACACTAAAGAAATTAAATCTCAGGTCTAGCCAATTTAGATCCATACTCCAAGAAATATAATCGGAACACTTCAGTTATGCAGTAAATTGGCAAGAAACAGAGTGGAACTTTTCCTGTCTCTTTTATTGCAACGCCAATGGGGGGATGACCATGTTGGTAAGCATTGCAGAGTTCTGCTCCAAGAAGGATTCCTACTGCTACTGTTTAGCAATTAAAAAGCACACATTACAACAAACAGCAAGGCCGGTGAGGGGATTTAAACCACCAGAAGAGTGAGAGAGACTCATAAATCATAAAAAGAAAGTTTGTCTTCGTCTAGGATATCAAAGCCAGTTTCATAGAGGTAAAACCCATAACAGAATGTAAGATCTTCATTGTATGCAATCCTATTTCATTTAGGAATTTTAACAAAACAGCTCCACAAACGACCCCACCCCCAAAAAGTAGCTCAAGAGGATAGGAATGTTAAAACTAGTGGTCAAAAAGCAAATGCAACCTGAATAACTCAGATTACCTGAGGATGAGCTAAAGCACCTTTGATGTTTTGGGCAACATGGAGTGGAAGGTCAAAAGTAGCACAGGCAGGGGAATATACAATAACATCTTCCAATGGGGTAAGGATTCTTCGAGTTCTCGCAGAAAGTGCAGAGCAAACAAAATCAAGCACACATATGTCTGTGCATATCCCTACAACCAAAATcttgggaaaagaaaaatagaacccAGAAGGCATTCCATAACTAGTTAGTACAAGTAAACTGTTTTCCCAGTCCACCagtaaaaattaactattttaAACAATTAACGAGAGACAAGAAAATACTTACAACTTTGATCTGGTTGGTTTTCACCCAATCCACAAAGACATTTGAACCATCTTTATCAATTGAACCAAGAAAGCCATCAAGGCAATCCTTGCACCTTAATGTCACATTAGGTTCATCTTCTAACCACTGTAGAGCTTCAAATCATAACAAAAAGCAACATAAGAGGAGAGAGAACGATTTAACCACTTGGGTTTTAATTCAAAAGTTGGGATATGAAGTACCAGGAACCAGTTTGGATTCATCACTCCCTGCAATGCAATGAGGAGGGTAAGGATGCTCAGGGATATCGGGATGATGAGAATCAAGTAAAGCATATATAGGCCATTTCTTTTCACAGAACATTTTAGCAAGCCTAACTGACTCATCAACCATCCCAGAAATTTGTTTATCAGGTGCAACTGGAGCCTGTGGAAAAGCATGGCTAGTGAAATTAGCTGTAGCCCAACAATATAGTGCAAGGATGAAAGTTTAGTTGCATCCCAGTTTTCCTCCATTTCTGCTCCTTACCATAATTCCTCATCCTATAAGCATCCACTTTCCCTCAAACACATTCCAGCCCACAAGACACTAAATTCTTGCAAGCACATAAAACGCTTCCAATCTTTTGTcccaagaaaaaagaaaaaaaaaactccaattTAACAATACCAAATAATAGACCTGATAATCTTATCTATAAAAGTCATATTTCTCACTCAACAGATTGTAGAAGAAACAACCagaccaaaaaataaaattaaaatcatcaAAGCGTCATGCATGTATTTCCAGCGCCAAAAAAGCAAAAGCATTCAAGAATATTCACAAAACTACCAAATTTCCAGCGCCAACAGTGCAGAAGCCATTGACTATATCAACAAGGACAAGACCAGTATTAACGTCATCAGAAAGCACAAGGGTCTCCTGCTCCACTGGTAGCTCCTTCTTCAATTGATCCATGGTTTGTGACTCCATTTTCCTGTTTTCTCAATCGGGTCTATTTTTCTGTTTCTTGATGATTTAGAATAGAACCAACCCAAACCTCTGTTGTCTATAAAAACAGAATGAACTTGCGTGTAGAGACGGGGAAAAAACAGCGAGTCAATGAAGAATGAAAAATACGAGTATCTGTTTTATGAGAAAAGCAGTTACGCTGTACAACGTATATCCCTGTTAAGGATTCTGTAGGTTGGAATACTGGCGGAGAAGAATCCAAAAAAGGGCGAGGCGAGACTTCAGTGACGTCTAGTCCAGCTTTGTTGTCTTCCTAAGAGTCCAAAGAACCTATTTCCTGCAACCACTCGCTATATAAGGTATGTTTTTTTTTGGTCCCATTCTTcttaatatttttctttttcttcattttctatcttgaattttatttattcttgtttttcactttttttttttccaaaaacgATAACTGTTATATAATCTAATCTATCCTACACTCGAAGGAAGAGGCGGACTTAAAGAAGTCCAGGGATAATTTGAAGGGGATTGAACCACCACCGGACCAAACGAGTACACTACGCACCTGCCTGAATTTTTTAAGCAAATCTACTTTTAATGTGACAAGTGATTGCCTCCCACCCCATTAAACTTTAATGCTTCGGTGGTGGCGACCATCAGTCCAAAGGCTGGTggtttttattcttgttttccaCTTGGAATTGGAGAAAGGTGAGGTTCACAGacaattttttttgggaaatgTTATTTGTACTATAGTTTTTGTTATATATACTCTCaccatttattttatcatataatttaataaataaagacTATATAATTAAAATGATGGTGGAAATATGATTAACAAaaatagaaatatatatatataacgtTTTCCTTTTTATCAAATGTTTTCCTTTGTTAGGATTATTATCTGGAATAGCACTTGTTCtcaatttgtatttttttcaaCAACATTTAACAACAAAGGagactttctttctttcctttttttttcctccaagtAATTGGTACTAAGCATGGACAACAGCACTTGATTTGATGGGGCTTTTTATATGAGAAAACCTAGCAAATGGATCTATAAAGTTGGTTGAATATTGTAGGcaaatttattctttttttaataagaaaacTGAATGAATTTATTACAGTAAATATAAATCTGCTGGGCAGAATAAAGTTTGGGGGTTGTCGGCAGATTTATATT
This sequence is a window from Coffea eugenioides isolate CCC68of chromosome 7, Ceug_1.0, whole genome shotgun sequence. Protein-coding genes within it:
- the LOC113778247 gene encoding nicotinamidase 1; the protein is MESQTMDQLKKELPVEQETLVLSDDVNTGLVLVDIVNGFCTVGAGNLAPVAPDKQISGMVDESVRLAKMFCEKKWPIYALLDSHHPDIPEHPYPPHCIAGSDESKLVPALQWLEDEPNVTLRCKDCLDGFLGSIDKDGSNVFVDWVKTNQIKVILVVGICTDICVLDFVCSALSARTRRILTPLEDVIVYSPACATFDLPLHVAQNIKGALAHPQELMHHVGLYMAKGRGAKVASEVLFDIPVEI